GCGAATCAATTATCGAATCTGGTGAAAGAACTGGGGACCGAGTTTGGCAGTTACCAAGCTACCCTGAATACGGTGAGTTGATCAAAGGAAAGCATGCGGATCTTCAAAATATTGGTCCTCCAGGTGAAGCAGGTACTGTTACTGCCGGAGTTTTTCTTCAAGAATTCGTTAATGATGTCCCATGGGTGCATCTAGATATTGCAGGAACTGCATGGGGGGTAAAAGGAATTGATTATCATCCAGCAAATAGTGCAAGTGGATCTGGAGTAAGACTTCTCATTGATTTCTTAGAGAATTTATCTGAGTCAGAATGAATGTTATTTACTTTGGAACTCCCGATTGGGCGATTCCTCCACTAGAAGGCCTTGTTGCAAAGGGGTTCCAAGTATCCATGGTGGTTACTCAACCAGATCGATTAACAGGTCGTAAAAAAGTCCTTACTCCTTGTGCTGTTAAATCCTTCGCCCTTGAAAAGAATTTATCAGTTTTTTCGCCATATAAAATCAAGGACTCGGATGTCTTTAAGCAAATTAAACAGAAAAAGCCAAATCTCATCATTGTTTGTGCTTATGGTCAGATACTGCCCCAGAATTTGTTAGACCTCCCAAGTTTTGGTAGTTTTAATATCCATTTTTCATTTTTACCCAGATTTAGAGGAGCGAGTCCTGTTCAAGCATCCATCTTAGCTGGCGATTCAACTACTGGGATCTCCATTCAAAAGATGGTGATGAAATTGGATGCAGGTCCCATACTTTCAGAATCCAAACCTATCAAGATTCTTGAATCAGACACTTCGCGTTCACTTGGAGAAAAGCTTTCTGCTAATAGTAAGGAGTTGCTTCTAGAATCGATTGGTCAAATTCTAGCCAA
This region of SAR324 cluster bacterium genomic DNA includes:
- the fmt gene encoding methionyl-tRNA formyltransferase, whose product is MNVIYFGTPDWAIPPLEGLVAKGFQVSMVVTQPDRLTGRKKVLTPCAVKSFALEKNLSVFSPYKIKDSDVFKQIKQKKPNLIIVCAYGQILPQNLLDLPSFGSFNIHFSFLPRFRGASPVQASILAGDSTTGISIQKMVMKLDAGPILSESKPIKILESDTSRSLGEKLSANSKELLLESIGQILANKKPIKQDESKATFCGLIKKEMGKINWTEETPELISRKLRAYDPWPGIYSYDSDGKRINFIEVKLCSRESQLGVIQEDFTIGCRNGSVKVKRIKPEGKTIMSGEEFLRGRPHLINTLLT